A genomic region of Roseateles amylovorans contains the following coding sequences:
- the tssM gene encoding type VI secretion system membrane subunit TssM gives MNRDEKFLAVLLHGYTQALVGLAALSALIWWAGPLVGLGDTRPLDTPAARMAAIAAVLVTAALVLVWQGWRRRRAERSLLHGLREGDADAAERESQALTQRFAQALRLMDQRAGQGRRWPGSRRRNLYALPWYLFIGAPGSGKTTALANAGLNFPLAGHLGQGTVRGVGGTRHCDWWFTDQAILIDTAGRYALQQSDAAADAQGWRKFLGLLRATRPRRPINGVLLTVNVQDLLLQDAEERTDHARRLRARLEELHDQLGVQAPVYVLVTKCDLLAGFDDSFAALGREEREQIWGFPFPTPPAGPDTPARAGVSDARAESTDRGPYEGLPAAFLAGFNALSERLCAQLPARLEQQPDLSRRAAMFAFPTQFAGLRDLLGHFLGEVFATPTGEPAPTLPRGVYFTSATQEGTPIDRVLGTLSRRFGIALATPRSPVGRPGDPAPAKGRSYFLAGVLRDVVFAEQDLVGGSPRAVAARRRMRQLAFATLALGALTVLSGWALSTLRNRAYVDDVASRLPALSADVKSLAVDDAAGTRRLLPVLDSVVAAPRSADFDLADPPTLNTLGLYQGDLLEAGMRIGYGHLLEHALLPRVARRLEERLRAADPARPAQQYDALKGYLMLHAPQRFDGPWLIDWVLQDEDEALAGPAGSTQRGSFERHLRAALARGVPAPVAPRDEALVARVREQLVAFPLEQRVLSRMQRQPAVADVSEFTVAAAVGPAVAQVFQRASGQPFTRGVPALYTRSGYERLFLADAARQTRLLLDEERWVLTPTPTPTPASLFASASASAPRSTATSSPAPTPAAAEVPDAAFNEALRRVGALYGQSYIRHWDSLIGDLKPVRVDSLDRGLTVARVLASADSPLPALMRAAARETRLGPDAAGGAAGGAERPAAERSLAGSAEAAVNAHFTALHRLVAGTPAPIDDAGRLFNELLLQLAAIDAAQKSRSAPPPVGAAVGAARAAAGLQPEPVRGLLEALSDVGASQGRVAERLGLSSDLRPVTDFCARTVSGRFPFNATARADVLPDDLSQLMGPGGLMDEFFQRRLAALVDTGSSPWSFRPLPDGRKPGGGAGLVEFQRASRVRDAFFKSGARAAAASVTVRVAELTGARELRLEVDGQSLRFKGPESAPQTLTVPGRTGSQIKLAFNNSGTQTFEGPWALLRLIQQHEVAADGSPERLSVTVNLDGRKARLELIASSAVHPLRLREFGAFRCPEGL, from the coding sequence ATGAATCGAGATGAGAAATTCCTGGCCGTGCTGCTGCACGGCTACACCCAGGCCCTGGTCGGACTGGCCGCGCTGAGCGCGCTGATCTGGTGGGCCGGTCCGCTGGTCGGCCTGGGCGACACGCGGCCGCTGGACACGCCGGCCGCCCGCATGGCGGCGATTGCGGCCGTGCTGGTGACGGCCGCGCTGGTCCTGGTCTGGCAAGGTTGGCGCCGCCGACGGGCTGAGCGTTCGCTGCTGCACGGTCTGCGCGAAGGCGACGCCGATGCCGCCGAACGAGAGTCTCAGGCGCTGACCCAGCGCTTCGCACAGGCGTTGCGGCTGATGGATCAGCGGGCGGGACAGGGCCGGCGCTGGCCCGGCTCGCGCCGGCGCAACCTGTACGCGCTGCCCTGGTATCTGTTCATCGGGGCACCGGGCTCCGGCAAGACGACGGCGCTGGCCAATGCGGGTTTGAACTTCCCGCTGGCCGGCCACCTCGGCCAGGGAACGGTGCGCGGCGTGGGCGGCACGCGGCATTGCGACTGGTGGTTCACCGACCAGGCCATCCTCATCGACACCGCCGGCCGCTACGCGCTGCAGCAGTCGGATGCGGCCGCGGATGCCCAGGGCTGGCGCAAGTTCCTCGGGCTGCTGCGCGCCACGCGGCCTCGCCGTCCCATCAACGGCGTGCTGCTGACCGTCAATGTGCAGGATCTGCTGCTGCAGGATGCCGAAGAGCGGACCGACCATGCGCGACGACTGCGCGCACGGCTGGAGGAACTGCACGACCAGCTCGGCGTGCAGGCGCCGGTGTATGTGCTGGTCACGAAGTGCGATCTGCTGGCGGGCTTCGACGACAGCTTCGCGGCCTTGGGGCGCGAGGAACGCGAGCAGATCTGGGGTTTCCCGTTCCCGACCCCGCCCGCAGGGCCCGACACCCCGGCCCGCGCTGGGGTCTCCGACGCCCGCGCCGAGTCCACCGATCGAGGACCCTACGAGGGACTTCCGGCCGCATTCCTGGCGGGCTTCAATGCCCTGTCCGAGCGCCTGTGTGCGCAGTTGCCGGCCCGCCTGGAGCAGCAACCCGACCTGTCGCGTCGCGCGGCGATGTTCGCGTTCCCGACGCAGTTCGCCGGCTTGCGCGATCTGCTCGGCCACTTCCTCGGCGAGGTGTTCGCAACGCCAACGGGCGAGCCAGCGCCGACGCTGCCGCGCGGGGTCTACTTCACCAGTGCGACACAGGAAGGCACGCCCATCGACCGGGTGCTGGGCACCCTGTCGCGCCGTTTCGGCATCGCTTTGGCCACGCCCCGTTCACCAGTCGGGAGACCGGGCGATCCGGCGCCAGCCAAGGGGCGCAGCTATTTCCTGGCGGGCGTGCTGCGCGATGTGGTCTTTGCCGAACAGGACCTGGTCGGCGGCAGTCCCCGTGCTGTCGCGGCGCGGCGGCGCATGCGTCAGTTGGCGTTCGCGACGCTGGCCTTGGGCGCCCTGACGGTGCTGTCCGGCTGGGCGCTGTCGACCCTGCGCAACCGCGCCTACGTCGACGACGTGGCCTCACGCCTGCCGGCGCTGAGCGCCGACGTGAAGTCGCTCGCCGTGGACGACGCGGCGGGCACGCGCCGGCTGCTGCCGGTGCTCGACAGCGTGGTGGCCGCGCCGCGGTCGGCGGACTTCGACCTCGCCGATCCGCCGACGCTCAACACCTTGGGGCTCTACCAGGGCGACCTGCTGGAGGCCGGCATGCGCATCGGCTACGGTCATCTGCTGGAGCATGCCTTGCTGCCGCGCGTCGCACGCCGGCTGGAGGAACGCCTGCGGGCCGCCGATCCCGCGCGCCCTGCCCAGCAGTACGACGCCCTCAAGGGCTATCTGATGCTGCACGCGCCGCAGCGTTTCGACGGCCCCTGGCTCATCGACTGGGTGCTGCAGGATGAGGATGAGGCGCTGGCCGGTCCGGCCGGATCCACCCAGCGAGGCTCCTTTGAACGACATCTGCGGGCCGCGCTGGCGCGGGGCGTGCCGGCACCGGTGGCGCCGCGCGACGAGGCCCTGGTGGCGCGGGTGCGCGAGCAGCTCGTCGCCTTCCCGCTGGAGCAGCGCGTGCTGTCGCGCATGCAGCGCCAGCCGGCGGTGGCCGACGTGTCCGAGTTCACCGTCGCCGCTGCGGTCGGCCCCGCCGTCGCGCAGGTCTTTCAGCGGGCCAGCGGTCAGCCGTTCACCCGAGGCGTGCCGGCGCTGTACACGCGATCGGGGTACGAGCGGCTCTTCCTCGCCGACGCGGCGCGGCAGACGCGCCTGCTGCTCGATGAGGAGCGCTGGGTGCTGACGCCAACGCCAACGCCAACGCCGGCCTCGCTCTTCGCCTCGGCCTCGGCCTCGGCACCTCGATCGACGGCCACCTCCAGCCCTGCGCCCACCCCGGCCGCCGCGGAGGTCCCTGATGCCGCTTTCAACGAGGCGCTGCGCCGTGTAGGCGCCCTGTACGGCCAAAGCTACATCCGACATTGGGATAGCCTGATCGGCGATCTGAAACCGGTCCGTGTGGATTCGCTCGACCGGGGCCTGACCGTGGCGCGTGTGCTGGCGTCGGCGGACTCGCCGCTGCCGGCGCTGATGCGCGCAGCCGCCCGAGAGACTCGCCTGGGACCCGACGCGGCGGGTGGCGCGGCGGGTGGCGCCGAGCGCCCCGCAGCGGAACGCTCGCTCGCCGGCAGCGCCGAGGCCGCCGTCAATGCCCATTTCACGGCATTGCATCGCCTGGTCGCCGGGACACCGGCGCCGATCGACGATGCCGGCCGCCTGTTCAACGAGCTGTTGTTGCAACTGGCCGCGATCGACGCCGCGCAGAAAAGCCGCAGCGCGCCACCGCCCGTGGGGGCGGCGGTCGGTGCCGCGCGCGCAGCCGCCGGCCTGCAGCCGGAGCCGGTGCGTGGGTTGCTGGAAGCGCTGTCGGACGTCGGTGCCAGCCAGGGTCGCGTGGCGGAGCGGTTGGGGCTCTCCAGTGACCTGCGCCCGGTGACGGACTTCTGCGCCCGCACCGTGTCCGGCCGCTTCCCGTTCAACGCGACCGCGCGCGCGGACGTGCTGCCCGACGACCTCAGCCAGTTGATGGGTCCCGGCGGATTGATGGACGAGTTCTTCCAACGACGCCTGGCCGCGCTGGTGGACACCGGCAGCTCGCCGTGGAGCTTCCGCCCGCTGCCGGACGGTCGCAAGCCCGGGGGAGGCGCGGGCCTGGTCGAATTCCAGCGGGCGTCCCGCGTGCGCGACGCATTCTTCAAGAGTGGTGCGCGCGCGGCCGCGGCCAGCGTGACCGTGCGGGTCGCGGAGCTGACCGGGGCCCGCGAACTGCGGCTGGAGGTCGACGGTCAGTCCCTGCGGTTCAAGGGACCCGAATCGGCGCCGCAGACGCTCACCGTGCCGGGCCGCACCGGCTCGCAGATCAAGCTGGCCTTCAACAACTCGGGCACCCAGACCTTCGAGGGCCCGTGGGCGCTGCTGCGCCTGATCCAACAGCATGAGGTGGCCGCCGACGGCAGCCCGGAGCGCCTGAGCGTCACGGTGAACCTCGACGGACGCAAGGCCCGGCTGGAGCTGATCGCCAGCAGTGCGGTGCATCCCTTGCGCCTGCGCGAGTTCGGCGCGTTCCGCTGCCCGGAGGGCCTGTGA
- the tssL gene encoding type VI secretion system protein TssL, long form: MTRFVDLARDDPFAALDAPHAPLTDRDRDRDRDRDRFAWEVGAADRAPGGLFDAEPLSLDLPDGSPPDPLIAAAQPLLAAAPRLRQSARQDDPAALKLALADGVRRFEHTAARLGVPRDRVLAARYVLCTVLDEAASATPWGGHGVWAANNLLVQFHDETWGGEKVFRLMQKLATDVPGHRDLLQLMYLALALGFEGRYRVIDQGAAQLRHLRQRMHELLASHAEAVPVALSPTGVQRADPANTASRLRDGVSVWLVTAVTVAVLALSFGGLRLALADRTQPVFATLAALDAPSPVRAAPVAAETPRLAGFLKPEIDAGLVTVTDLADRSVIVMTGDRFFDPGSAGLDPSLRPLLTRIAEALRPLPGEVLITGHTDSAPIRTARFPSNWHLSQARADAVRDVLAERVPPARLRAEGRAAVEPVADNATPAGRARNRRVVITLWLKQSP; the protein is encoded by the coding sequence ATGACCCGATTCGTTGACCTGGCGCGTGACGATCCGTTCGCAGCGCTCGATGCGCCCCATGCCCCGTTAACCGACCGTGACCGCGACCGCGACCGCGACCGCGATCGTTTCGCCTGGGAGGTGGGGGCCGCCGACCGCGCACCCGGCGGGCTGTTCGATGCCGAGCCGCTGAGCCTCGATCTCCCGGACGGCAGTCCGCCGGACCCGCTGATCGCTGCGGCGCAGCCGCTGCTGGCCGCCGCGCCGCGGCTGCGCCAGTCCGCGCGGCAGGACGATCCGGCCGCGCTCAAGCTGGCGCTGGCGGACGGCGTGAGGCGTTTCGAGCACACCGCCGCACGCCTGGGCGTGCCGCGTGACCGTGTCCTTGCGGCGCGCTACGTGTTGTGCACCGTGCTGGACGAGGCCGCTTCGGCCACGCCCTGGGGGGGGCATGGCGTCTGGGCCGCCAACAACCTGCTGGTCCAGTTCCACGACGAGACCTGGGGGGGCGAGAAAGTCTTTCGCCTCATGCAGAAGCTGGCGACCGATGTGCCTGGCCATCGCGATCTGCTGCAGCTGATGTACCTGGCGCTGGCCTTGGGTTTTGAAGGCCGGTATCGGGTGATCGACCAAGGCGCGGCGCAACTGCGTCACCTGCGCCAGCGGATGCATGAGCTGCTGGCGAGCCATGCCGAGGCGGTGCCGGTGGCGCTCTCGCCCACCGGTGTCCAGCGGGCCGACCCCGCCAACACGGCCTCGAGGCTGCGGGATGGCGTGTCCGTCTGGCTGGTGACCGCCGTGACCGTGGCCGTGCTGGCGCTGAGCTTCGGCGGACTGCGGCTGGCGCTGGCCGACCGCACCCAGCCGGTGTTCGCGACCTTGGCTGCGCTGGATGCGCCGTCGCCGGTCCGTGCGGCCCCGGTCGCGGCCGAGACGCCCCGCCTGGCCGGGTTCCTCAAGCCGGAGATCGACGCGGGCCTGGTGACCGTGACCGACCTGGCCGACCGGTCGGTGATCGTGATGACGGGCGACCGCTTCTTCGACCCCGGCAGCGCCGGCCTGGACCCCTCGCTGCGGCCGCTGCTCACCCGCATCGCCGAGGCGCTGCGCCCGTTGCCGGGTGAGGTCCTGATCACCGGGCACACGGACAGCGCGCCGATCCGGACCGCGCGATTCCCGTCGAATTGGCATCTGTCACAAGCCCGTGCGGATGCGGTTCGCGACGTGCTGGCCGAGCGGGTGCCACCGGCGCGCCTGCGGGCCGAGGGACGCGCCGCGGTCGAGCCGGTGGCCGACAACGCCACGCCCGCCGGCCGTGCGCGCAACCGGCGCGTCGTGATCACCCTCTGGTTGAAGCAGTCGCCCTGA
- the tssK gene encoding type VI secretion system baseplate subunit TssK, producing the protein MTWHHKVIWSEGMFLQPQHFQQHDRHQAAQQLARLTAVTPHARGWLSLALDRGALALGRIALQSARGLLPDGLSIDLPGDDASPAALEVPADARDELVVLAVSLPRPGLAETDAEGTPGAMAPRYRVHEADVPDDNAHAPRAARLQLGRPHLRLMLARDCVEGQAVLGVCRIAERRADHQVMLDAGYVPPTLDALRNDLLLRWMREVHGLLKQRGDTLAARLTEPGRAGVGEIADYLMLGAINRHEPSWGHRLTGGLLHPREVHAAMVALAGDLAIFGDARRPAPLPAYDHDALGLCFPPLMDMLRQGLSIVLEQGAIPITLQERKHGVRVALVPDVELQRQAQFVLAASARMPADALRTRLPAQAKIGTVEHIRDLVNLQLPGVALRPLPVAPRQIPFHAGFHYFELDTRDSDQWRQLAQSGGLALHIGGEFPGLELELWAVRA; encoded by the coding sequence ATGACCTGGCACCACAAAGTCATCTGGTCGGAGGGCATGTTCCTCCAGCCGCAACATTTTCAGCAGCATGACCGCCATCAGGCCGCCCAGCAGTTGGCCCGCCTGACCGCGGTGACACCGCATGCCCGGGGCTGGCTGTCGCTGGCGCTCGACCGTGGTGCGCTGGCGCTCGGCCGGATCGCGCTGCAGTCCGCCCGTGGCCTGTTGCCTGACGGCCTGTCCATCGACCTGCCGGGTGACGATGCTTCGCCGGCGGCGCTGGAGGTGCCGGCGGACGCCCGGGACGAGCTGGTGGTGCTCGCCGTCTCGCTGCCGCGACCTGGCCTGGCGGAGACCGACGCCGAGGGCACGCCCGGCGCGATGGCGCCCCGCTACCGGGTCCACGAGGCCGACGTCCCCGACGACAACGCCCATGCACCGCGCGCCGCGCGGCTGCAGCTGGGCCGGCCCCATCTGCGGCTGATGCTCGCGCGCGACTGTGTCGAGGGCCAGGCGGTGCTGGGCGTCTGTCGCATTGCCGAGCGTCGCGCCGACCATCAGGTGATGCTGGATGCCGGCTATGTGCCGCCCACGCTGGATGCGCTGCGCAATGATCTTTTATTGCGCTGGATGCGCGAGGTCCACGGCCTGCTCAAGCAACGCGGCGACACACTCGCCGCGCGGCTGACCGAGCCCGGCCGCGCCGGCGTCGGCGAGATCGCCGACTACCTGATGCTGGGCGCGATCAACCGGCATGAGCCGTCATGGGGACATCGCCTGACCGGCGGGCTGCTGCATCCGCGCGAGGTCCATGCGGCCATGGTCGCGCTGGCCGGCGATCTGGCCATCTTCGGCGACGCCCGTCGCCCCGCGCCGCTGCCCGCCTACGACCACGACGCGCTCGGCCTGTGCTTCCCGCCGCTGATGGACATGCTGCGCCAGGGCCTGTCGATCGTGCTGGAACAGGGCGCAATCCCGATCACCTTGCAGGAGCGCAAGCATGGCGTGCGTGTCGCGCTGGTGCCGGATGTCGAGCTGCAGCGCCAGGCGCAGTTCGTGCTGGCCGCATCGGCGAGGATGCCGGCCGACGCACTGCGCACGCGCCTGCCCGCACAGGCCAAGATCGGCACCGTCGAGCACATCCGCGACCTGGTCAACCTGCAGCTGCCCGGCGTGGCGCTGCGTCCGCTGCCGGTGGCGCCCCGCCAGATCCCCTTCCACGCGGGCTTCCACTACTTCGAGCTGGACACCCGCGACAGCGACCAATGGCGCCAACTGGCCCAGTCGGGCGGCCTGGCGTTGCACATCGGCGGCGAATTCCCCGGCCTTGAGCTCGAACTGTGGGCGGTGCGCGCATGA